A section of the Oryza sativa Japonica Group chromosome 1, ASM3414082v1 genome encodes:
- the LOC9270112 gene encoding G-type lectin S-receptor-like serine/threonine-protein kinase At4g03230 isoform X2 translates to MNTQEDEALIWGLEGRSSEFTVYDFSHVLEATGNFSEENKLGQGGFGPVYKGRFPDGVEIAVKRLASHSGQGLTEFKNEIQLIAKLQHTNLVRLLGCCYQRQEKILVYEYLPNKSLDFFIYGIAQGLLYLHKHSRLRIIHRDLKAGNILLDHEMNPKISDFGLAKIFSTNDTEGNTKRIVGTYGYMAPEYASEGLFSIKSDVFSFGVLILETVSGKRTSSFHRHGDFINLLGHAWQMWKDETWLQLVDTSLVIESHTPEMARCINIALLCVQENAADRPTMSEVVAMLTSESMTLPEPKYPAFYHMRVTKEEPSTVIMVSSANGITLSVVDGR, encoded by the exons ATGAACACGCAAGAAGATGAAGCACTAATTTGGGGACTAGAAGGAAGGAGTTCAGAATTCACAGTTTACGACTTTTCCCATGTATTAGAGGCCACAGGTAATTTCTCAGAAGAAAACAAACTTGGGCAAGGAGGCTTTGGTCCTGTATACAAG GGCCGATTTCCTGATGGGGTGGAGATAGCAGTTAAGAGGCTTGCTTCTCATTCAGGGCAAGGCTTAACAGAGTTCAAAAATGAAATTCAGCTCATAGCTAAGCTCCAGCACACAAATTTGGTTAGGCTCCTGGGATGCTGTTATCAGCGACAGGAGAAAATACTAGTATATGAATATTTGCCAAATAAAAGCTTGGATTTCTTCATTT ATGGGATAGCACAAGGACTTCTATATTTGCATAAGCACTCTCGGTTGCGTATCATTCATAGAGATCTCAAAGCAGGCAACATTCTATTGGACCATGAAATGAACCCTAAAATTTCAGATTTTGGGCTTGCAAAAATATTTAGCACAAATGATACTGAAGGGAATACAAAAAGGATCGTCGGGACCTA TGGTTATATGGCTCCAGAGTATGCTTCCGAGGGCCTTTTCTCAATCAAATCTGATGTATTCAGCTTCGGTGTGCTAATTCTCGAGACTGTCAGTGGAAAAAGAACATCAAGTTTTCATCGGCATGGAGACTTTATCAACCTTCTTGGACAC GCATGGCAGATGTGGAAAGATGAAACATGGCTTCAACTCGTAGATACATCATTAGTAATAGAGTCTCATACACCAGAGATGGCACGATGTATTAACATTGCTTTGCTTTGTGTGCAAGAGAATGCCGCAGATCGACCCACTATGTCAGAGGTTGTTGCGATGCTAACCAGCGAGAGTATGACCCTACCTGAGCCTAAGTACCCTGCTTTTTACCACATGAGGGTGACAAAGGAAGAGCCATCAACTGTTATTATGGTATCTAGTGCTAATGGTATCACACTGTCTGTTGTAGATGGTAGATAG
- the LOC9270112 gene encoding G-type lectin S-receptor-like serine/threonine-protein kinase At4g03230 isoform X1, giving the protein MNTQEDEALIWGLEGRSSEFTVYDFSHVLEATGNFSEENKLGQGGFGPVYKGRFPDGVEIAVKRLASHSGQGLTEFKNEIQLIAKLQHTNLVRLLGCCYQRQEKILVYEYLPNKSLDFFIFDETRRALVDWNKRLAIINGIAQGLLYLHKHSRLRIIHRDLKAGNILLDHEMNPKISDFGLAKIFSTNDTEGNTKRIVGTYGYMAPEYASEGLFSIKSDVFSFGVLILETVSGKRTSSFHRHGDFINLLGHAWQMWKDETWLQLVDTSLVIESHTPEMARCINIALLCVQENAADRPTMSEVVAMLTSESMTLPEPKYPAFYHMRVTKEEPSTVIMVSSANGITLSVVDGR; this is encoded by the exons ATGAACACGCAAGAAGATGAAGCACTAATTTGGGGACTAGAAGGAAGGAGTTCAGAATTCACAGTTTACGACTTTTCCCATGTATTAGAGGCCACAGGTAATTTCTCAGAAGAAAACAAACTTGGGCAAGGAGGCTTTGGTCCTGTATACAAG GGCCGATTTCCTGATGGGGTGGAGATAGCAGTTAAGAGGCTTGCTTCTCATTCAGGGCAAGGCTTAACAGAGTTCAAAAATGAAATTCAGCTCATAGCTAAGCTCCAGCACACAAATTTGGTTAGGCTCCTGGGATGCTGTTATCAGCGACAGGAGAAAATACTAGTATATGAATATTTGCCAAATAAAAGCTTGGATTTCTTCATTTTTG ATGAAACAAGAAGAGCTTTAGTAGATTGGAATAAACGCCTTGCGATAATAAATGGGATAGCACAAGGACTTCTATATTTGCATAAGCACTCTCGGTTGCGTATCATTCATAGAGATCTCAAAGCAGGCAACATTCTATTGGACCATGAAATGAACCCTAAAATTTCAGATTTTGGGCTTGCAAAAATATTTAGCACAAATGATACTGAAGGGAATACAAAAAGGATCGTCGGGACCTA TGGTTATATGGCTCCAGAGTATGCTTCCGAGGGCCTTTTCTCAATCAAATCTGATGTATTCAGCTTCGGTGTGCTAATTCTCGAGACTGTCAGTGGAAAAAGAACATCAAGTTTTCATCGGCATGGAGACTTTATCAACCTTCTTGGACAC GCATGGCAGATGTGGAAAGATGAAACATGGCTTCAACTCGTAGATACATCATTAGTAATAGAGTCTCATACACCAGAGATGGCACGATGTATTAACATTGCTTTGCTTTGTGTGCAAGAGAATGCCGCAGATCGACCCACTATGTCAGAGGTTGTTGCGATGCTAACCAGCGAGAGTATGACCCTACCTGAGCCTAAGTACCCTGCTTTTTACCACATGAGGGTGACAAAGGAAGAGCCATCAACTGTTATTATGGTATCTAGTGCTAATGGTATCACACTGTCTGTTGTAGATGGTAGATAG
- the LOC136355376 gene encoding cysteine-rich receptor-like protein kinase 6 translates to MIIPIVLQLLIILGNGMAMVAAQPWHTCGASNYTADSMYRLNLDGMSASLFPEGAGGSGGGIFVRGSSGADPDKVYAVALCRGDVDDAPACSSCFDAAFRRAMQLCPRSKDATIYYDECLLRFSDTDILNMDSVRRLNTSEIVHGALVLMNLTSEPMLPGRSTATANFTGFLKTMLTDVVGQVLSTRRHYAAIRMEMDDGSSSSTTAVPREFYCLAQCAPDLIEDICYSCLTNFSDRPVASFPGRQGWRVLGLWCNLRDTIASVQDGIVILSQPHALTDKNGHNQVSFHGGVVAETAYFV, encoded by the exons ATGATCATTCCCATCGtcctgcagctgctcatcatcCTTGGCAATGGCATGGCGATGGTGGCCGCCCAGCCATGGCACACCTGCGGCGCCAGCAACTACACCGCCGACAGCATGTACCGGCTCAACCTCGACGGCATGTCGGCGTCGCTCTTTCCCGAAGGcgccggcggctccggcggcggcataTTCGTCAGGGGCTCCTCCGGCGCCGACCCGGACAAGGTCTACGCCGTCGCGCTCTgccgcggcgacgtcgacgacgccCCCGCCTGCAGCTCCTGCTTCGACGCCGCGTTCAGGCGCGCGATGCAGCTGTGCCCGCGCAGCAAGGACGCCACCATCTACTACGACGAGTGCCTCCTCCGCTTCTCCGACACGGACATCCTCAACATGGACTCCGTCCGCCGTCTCAACACCTCGGAAATAGTCCATGGCGCGCTTGTCCTGATGAACCTCACCTCGGAGCCCATGCTACCTGGCcggtctacggcgacggcgaacttcACCGGATTCTTGAAGACGATGCTGACCGACGTGGTAGGGCAAGTTCTCTCCACGAGGAGGCACTACGCGGCGATCCGCATGGAGATGGACGACGGGAGCAGCAGTAGCACCACCGCAGTGCCGCGGGAGTTCTACTGCTTGGCGCAGTGCGCGCCagacttgattgaagatatATGCTACAGCTGCCTCACGAATTTCAGCGATCGGCCGGTGGCGAGCTTCCCTGGGCGGCAAGGATGGCGTGTTCTTGGTCTGTGGTGTAATCTGag GGATACCATTGCTAGCGTTCAGGACGGGATCGTCATCCTCTCCCAGCCTCACGCACTTACGGATAAGAATGGCCACAACCAGGTTTCGTTTCATGGCGGTGTTGTGGCTGAGACAGCCTATTTCGTGTGA